One genomic window of Marinobacter adhaerens HP15 includes the following:
- a CDS encoding type II CAAX endopeptidase family protein codes for MLLKKQPLVAFPLVYLGWAYILWIPVLLSDSSVWAFPNLIWFLIGGASPVVAGLGLAAANGGKEQLEDLWRRLTDWRRIPGRWWLIIVLFWLAYDLAMAGLAMLLGVAGEPLDTNWQLFVNPGPLLFLLVLSFVFPAVEEVGLRGFYLEALQQRFSPLVGGLVNGVVWALWHAPFVFFPGYYANTTFHPELYWWMPMIICHTLLIVLVYNRTGRSILAVLIFHAMMNFTGEWLRISPEMYPFMLFGNLALAALLVMFWKSGRQSLPNTC; via the coding sequence GTGCTATTGAAAAAGCAACCGTTGGTGGCCTTTCCTCTGGTTTACCTGGGTTGGGCGTATATCCTCTGGATACCGGTGCTGCTCTCGGATTCCTCGGTTTGGGCATTTCCAAACCTGATCTGGTTTTTGATTGGCGGGGCCAGCCCTGTCGTTGCCGGTCTTGGCCTTGCAGCGGCGAACGGTGGAAAAGAGCAACTGGAAGACCTTTGGCGGCGCCTGACGGACTGGCGTCGTATCCCCGGCCGCTGGTGGCTCATCATCGTGTTGTTCTGGCTTGCTTACGATCTTGCCATGGCGGGCCTGGCAATGCTTCTGGGCGTTGCTGGCGAGCCCCTGGATACCAACTGGCAGTTGTTTGTTAATCCCGGGCCCTTGCTGTTCTTGTTGGTTCTTTCCTTTGTGTTCCCGGCAGTGGAAGAAGTGGGGTTACGCGGCTTTTATCTGGAGGCCCTGCAACAGCGCTTCAGTCCCCTTGTAGGGGGCCTGGTGAACGGGGTGGTCTGGGCGCTGTGGCACGCACCCTTCGTCTTTTTCCCCGGGTATTACGCCAACACCACGTTTCACCCCGAGCTTTACTGGTGGATGCCGATGATCATCTGCCATACGTTGTTGATTGTGCTCGTTTATAACCGCACTGGTCGAAGCATTCTGGCGGTCCTGATTTTCCACGCCATGATGAACTTCACCGGTGAATGGTTGCGAATTTCCCCTGAAATGTACCCCTTCATGCTCTTCGGCAACTTGGCCCTTGCAGCGCTGCTGGTCATGTTTTGGAAAAGCGGCCGCCAGTCTCTGCCAAATACGTGTTAG
- a CDS encoding DUF2860 domain-containing protein → MKKHLALPALFIAMPVFAQPAPPQKGFSGEVSLNAGIISSTSNFNVDGNRTISSLENKADSESEGLIAPLGNIAYTFGDGLNQQIYFGTTREDIAVGTLAVQLGYKYSLSSGTVVDVSFLPTVISGETWQNPYQLNTPRKETDVSGNAYRLQLNSISGSGFSLDLAFATTDVEDDLTAGTDLARDADSYYTKGSYRFTVSPTSFVSPSVVYIQHDADGSASSFDAYGAEVSWFNILDRHRLVLTAGFTRRDYDSASTLFNRTRSDDEFSLFAAYEYPQFMGWKDWSFISFAGYGDTQSNLTFYDESSYLLAVGLNYKF, encoded by the coding sequence ATGAAAAAGCACCTTGCCCTCCCGGCTCTGTTCATCGCGATGCCTGTCTTCGCGCAACCGGCGCCTCCTCAAAAGGGGTTCAGCGGTGAAGTCTCGCTGAATGCAGGGATCATCTCTTCCACGTCCAACTTTAACGTCGATGGCAACCGAACCATCAGTTCCCTCGAGAACAAGGCAGACAGCGAGTCAGAGGGCCTGATCGCGCCCCTTGGCAACATTGCCTACACCTTCGGCGATGGACTGAATCAGCAGATTTACTTTGGTACCACCAGGGAAGATATTGCGGTCGGCACCCTGGCCGTGCAACTCGGGTATAAATACAGTCTCAGCTCGGGAACCGTGGTGGATGTTTCCTTTTTGCCCACGGTGATTTCGGGAGAAACCTGGCAAAATCCTTATCAGCTCAACACGCCGAGGAAAGAAACAGACGTCTCAGGCAACGCCTACCGTCTGCAACTTAACAGCATCTCCGGCTCCGGCTTTAGCCTGGATCTCGCCTTTGCAACAACGGATGTCGAAGATGATCTGACGGCGGGTACAGACCTGGCCCGGGATGCAGACAGTTACTACACGAAAGGTAGCTACCGCTTTACCGTCTCGCCGACCAGCTTTGTCTCACCCTCTGTTGTTTACATCCAGCACGATGCCGATGGCAGTGCCAGCAGCTTCGACGCCTATGGAGCCGAAGTCAGCTGGTTCAATATTCTGGACCGGCACAGACTGGTTTTGACCGCAGGATTCACAAGACGGGATTACGACAGCGCCAGCACCCTGTTCAACAGGACGCGTTCGGATGATGAGTTCAGTCTGTTCGCAGCCTACGAGTACCCACAGTTCATGGGCTGGAAGGATTGGTCGTTTATTTCGTTTGCAGGCTACGGCGACACCCAGTCCAACCTGACCTTCTACGATGAATCCTCGTATCTGCTTGCAGTGGGGCTGAACTACAAGTTCTGA